A section of the Flavobacteriales bacterium genome encodes:
- a CDS encoding SBBP repeat-containing protein, with amino-acid sequence MQHRSHPTNLLRRAKACLSALVLAATGALAHTPPDRPHNGHADGLDELLHAYEQRIHFTENRGQFNPGVMFRADFPLGQALATSEGMLVKAYDPEAVAAREAEGHRIEEEARQGLPNRPLVWRERGHGWMMHFRGALPTMRIEGLKPHGDAANYFLGDASRHATGVSSFEEIWYKDVYPRTDVRYYAAEDGALEYDIICKPGSDPADIQLELRGIEKLRVTDKGELVVPTSLGEMLFPAPVVYQGGELGEQRVDAAYTVQGNVVRFTLGAYDRTRPLVIDPIALRWATWVNTNSSGGNHGHGIWVDPNDGAIYVLARVVGTTDNITVGAFDETANGNLEIIVGKYLEPATVGGAGTRVWQTYIGGGQDDNPYAIEQGPDGNLYITGLTGSTNFPLLGGTGFSGTSIDQQAQSGDDIFVLKINQAGTGIKACVVGGNGGELSYDLRTTANGDVLVCGATTSNNLLTTNPGSGATNSNAGSNDALVFRVNADLSAMVWMRNSGGSGSDVATIMLNDDNTGDIFVGGSTASTTFPTVSPRQATRGGNSAGFLQRLTSTGAVSWSSYFSSASSAAASVLCMEFNTTRTELYFGGVTTGLAAANISGSGVFDSSHNGSNDFYVCRMGIDQTFLGATYLGGSGNEVNMMGLNVDQNNDVYVFGYSNSTNFPISAAPNVPLQTTNQGSNDKTFSKLENDLSALLFSTYYGGTADDYDPVGERGIKFSNCRIYTIVTARSNNIPLTQGAINTTKNSSTSRYEPGLVVWANPPDLLGNSIIYQGVAICPGSTPGDVTGSEPSYVLPTILRNNASSPYPSFGSAATYQWQISTDSLTWTDIAGATGQDLPGSSIGAITADTYIRRIIGGDACILAGAADQVVKVRIMTASGTVSDVSCNGGNDGSVTATADGQAPFTFAWSNGQTGATAINLGAGPISVTVTDANGCSATANFVVGQPAPLSATINTTLDACNTGTGGATASGTGGTPGYGYVWSTGAVGPVLSNVPAGPYSVTVTDLNQCSVTLPVNISGTTPPTALAGSDAEINCTTGASVQLNGGSIPSGLNFAWTGPGIVSGAGSATPTVNQQGTYVLTVTDPQTGCTATDQVDVTVNTTPPGAQAAGGTLTCITTCITLQGSGNGSYSWTGPNNFSSTDQNPTVCAAGTYTLVVTGANGCTSTATAEVELDNDVPGAQAAGGTLTCTTTCITLQGSGNGSYSWTGPNNFSSTDQNPTVCAAGTYTLVVTGANGCTSTATADVLEDVDVPGAQAAGGTLTCTTTCITLQGSGNGSYSWTGPNNFSSTDQNPTVCAAGTYTLVVTGANGCTSTATAEVELDNDVPGAQAAGGTLTCTTTCITLQGSGNGSYSWTGPNNFSSTDQNPTVCAAGTYTLVVTGDNGCTSTATADVLEDVDVPGAQAAGGTLTCITTCITLQGSGNGSYSWTGPNNFSSTDQNPTVCAAGTYTLVVTGANGCTSTATAEVELDNDVPGAQAAGGTLTCTTTCITLQGSGNGSYSWTGPNNFSSTDQNPTVCAAGTYTLVVTGDNGCTSTATADVLEDVDVPGAQAAGGTLTCITTCITLQGSGNGSYSWTGPNNFSSTDQNPTVCAAGTYTLVVTGANGCTSTATADVLEDVDVPGAQAAGGTLTCTTTCITLQGSGNGSYSWTGPNNFSSTDQNPTVCAAGTYTLVVTGDNGCTSTATADVLEDVDVPGAQAAGGTLTCITTCITLQGSGNGSYSWTGPNNFSSTDQNPTVCAAGTYTLVVTGANGCTSTATADVDLDNDVPGAQAAGGTLTCTTTCITLQGSGNGSYSWTGPNNFSSTDQNPTVCAAGTYTLVVTGANGCTSTATAEVELDNDVPGAQAAGGTLTCTTTCITLQGSGNGSYSWTGPNNFSSTDQNPTVCAAGTYTLVVTGANGCTSTATADVLEDVDVPGAQAAGGTLTCTTTCITLQGSGNGSYSWTGPNNFSSTDQNPTVCAAGTYTLVVTGANGCTSTATAEVELDNDVPGAQAAGGTLTCTTTCITLQGSGNGSYSWTGPNNFSSTDQNPTVCAAGTYTLVVTGANGCTSTATADVDLDNDVPGAQAAGGTLTCTTTCITLQGSGNGSYSWTGPNNFSSTDQNPTVCAAGTYNLVVTGANGCTSTATAEVELDNDVPGAQAAGGTLTCTTTCITLQGSGNGSYSWTGPNNFSSTDQNPTVCAAGTYTLVVTGDNGCTSTATADVDLDNDVPGAQAAGGALTCTTTCITLQGSGNGSYSWTGPNNFSSTDQNPTVCAAGTYTLVVTGANGCTSTATAEVELDNDVPGAQAAGGTLTCTTACITLQGSGNGSYSWTGPNNFSSTDQNPTVCAAGTYTLVVTGANGCTSTATAEVELDNDVPGAQAAGGTLTCTTTCITLQGSGNGSYSWTGPNNFSSNDQNPTVCAAGTYTLVVTGANGCTSTATADVDLDNDVPGAQAAGGTLTCTTTCITLQGSGNGSYSWTGPNNFSSTDQNPTVCAAGTYTLVVTGANGCTSTATADVLEDVDVPGAQAADGTLTCTTTCVTLQGSGNGSYSWTGPNNFSSTDQNPTVCAAGTYTLVVTGANGCTSTATAEVLEDSNAPDLSAEATPIDCITGEATLTAISQAAVSFAWTGPNGFTSSAAITSTVEAGSYTVTVTGANGCVTSIEVLVIDDCDTDECGKLIEMCGPDVTVECGSSLHPYDVGHPIFRKDDKCPEVTVGWTDSWSGSCPYILTRTWWATDANGNSETCVQTITVVDTQGPELLGVPADITVACDELSEVLPEVHAVDACKNASQVIMTEVFVPGNCPGNFQLVRTWSATDDCGNSTSATQTVTVVDNEAPVLVGVPADLTVQCDEKLPEAPVVTADDACSANLDVVLTEQTIKGDCQNEFTLIRTWTVSDLCGNTTTAEQVIDVVDTTPPTILCTVADLETTCDQVPDPETCKASDNCDEDVQVVFTEDMTGKDCEKGYTITRTWTAVDDCGNASELVQVITVKGVDGKSLSITASPNPFRVMTTLRFTADRDGQAVLDLTDLQGRPVARLFDGHVQRDAEYQVELAADGLTGTTYFYHLMLDGRSVRGRLVLTR; translated from the coding sequence ATGCAACACCGATCACACCCCACGAACCTGCTGCGACGCGCCAAGGCCTGCCTGTCGGCGCTGGTGCTCGCGGCCACGGGCGCGCTGGCGCACACACCGCCCGATCGACCGCACAACGGCCATGCCGACGGCCTGGATGAACTGCTGCACGCCTATGAGCAGCGCATCCACTTCACCGAGAACCGTGGCCAGTTCAACCCCGGGGTGATGTTCCGGGCCGACTTCCCGCTCGGCCAGGCGTTGGCCACATCCGAGGGCATGCTGGTGAAGGCGTATGATCCGGAGGCCGTGGCCGCCCGCGAGGCCGAGGGGCATCGCATCGAGGAGGAGGCCCGCCAAGGCCTGCCCAACCGTCCCCTGGTCTGGCGTGAACGGGGCCATGGTTGGATGATGCACTTCCGCGGGGCCCTCCCCACCATGCGCATCGAAGGCCTCAAGCCGCATGGCGATGCGGCCAACTACTTCCTGGGCGATGCCTCGCGCCACGCCACCGGCGTCAGCAGCTTCGAGGAGATCTGGTACAAGGATGTGTACCCCAGGACCGATGTGCGCTACTACGCGGCCGAGGACGGCGCGCTGGAGTACGATATCATCTGCAAGCCCGGAAGCGATCCGGCCGACATCCAGCTTGAGCTCCGGGGCATTGAGAAGCTTCGGGTCACCGACAAGGGTGAGCTCGTGGTGCCGACCAGCCTCGGTGAGATGCTGTTTCCCGCCCCGGTGGTGTACCAAGGTGGCGAACTTGGCGAACAACGTGTGGATGCCGCATACACCGTTCAAGGGAACGTGGTGCGCTTCACCCTGGGGGCCTACGACCGCACCCGGCCCCTGGTGATCGATCCCATCGCCCTGCGCTGGGCCACCTGGGTGAACACCAACAGCAGCGGCGGCAACCACGGCCACGGCATCTGGGTGGACCCGAACGACGGGGCCATCTACGTCCTGGCCCGCGTGGTGGGCACCACGGACAACATCACCGTGGGGGCCTTCGATGAGACCGCCAACGGAAACCTGGAGATCATCGTGGGCAAGTACCTGGAGCCTGCCACGGTCGGTGGTGCCGGCACCCGCGTATGGCAGACCTACATCGGCGGCGGACAGGACGACAACCCTTACGCCATCGAACAGGGACCGGACGGCAACCTGTATATCACTGGCCTTACCGGAAGCACCAATTTCCCGCTCCTCGGCGGCACCGGCTTCAGCGGCACAAGCATCGATCAGCAGGCTCAGTCCGGTGACGACATCTTCGTCCTGAAGATCAACCAGGCCGGCACCGGCATCAAGGCCTGCGTGGTCGGCGGCAATGGTGGCGAACTGTCCTATGACCTCCGGACCACGGCCAACGGCGATGTGCTGGTCTGTGGCGCCACCACAAGCAACAACCTGCTTACGACGAACCCGGGCAGCGGTGCCACCAACTCGAACGCGGGCAGCAATGACGCCCTGGTGTTCCGGGTGAACGCCGACCTCTCAGCGATGGTCTGGATGCGGAACAGCGGTGGCTCCGGCAGTGATGTCGCCACGATCATGCTGAACGATGACAACACCGGCGACATCTTCGTCGGGGGTAGCACCGCCAGCACCACCTTCCCGACGGTCAGCCCCAGGCAGGCCACGCGCGGCGGCAACTCGGCCGGCTTCCTCCAGCGGCTCACCTCCACCGGCGCGGTCTCCTGGAGCAGCTACTTCAGCTCCGCCTCCAGTGCGGCGGCCTCCGTGCTGTGCATGGAGTTCAACACGACCCGGACGGAGCTCTATTTCGGCGGGGTCACCACCGGGCTCGCCGCCGCCAATATCAGCGGGTCCGGAGTGTTCGACAGTTCACACAACGGAAGCAACGACTTCTACGTGTGCCGCATGGGCATCGATCAGACGTTCCTCGGCGCCACCTATCTCGGCGGCAGCGGCAATGAGGTCAACATGATGGGCCTCAACGTCGACCAGAACAATGACGTGTACGTCTTCGGGTACTCGAACAGCACCAACTTCCCGATCAGTGCCGCGCCGAACGTGCCGCTGCAGACCACCAACCAGGGCAGCAACGACAAGACCTTCTCCAAACTGGAGAACGACCTGAGCGCGTTGCTGTTCAGCACCTACTATGGCGGCACGGCGGACGATTACGATCCGGTCGGAGAGCGCGGCATCAAGTTCAGCAACTGCCGGATCTATACCATCGTCACGGCCCGCAGCAACAACATCCCCCTCACCCAAGGCGCGATCAATACGACCAAGAACAGTTCCACCTCGCGGTACGAACCCGGCCTGGTGGTGTGGGCCAATCCGCCCGACCTCCTTGGGAACAGCATCATCTATCAAGGCGTGGCCATCTGCCCGGGCAGTACGCCGGGCGACGTCACCGGCTCGGAACCGAGCTATGTGCTGCCCACCATCCTGCGCAACAATGCGTCCTCCCCCTACCCTTCGTTCGGCAGCGCCGCCACGTACCAATGGCAGATCAGCACTGACAGCCTCACCTGGACGGACATCGCAGGTGCCACCGGCCAGGATCTGCCCGGCTCCTCGATCGGGGCCATCACGGCAGACACCTACATCCGTCGCATCATCGGTGGGGATGCCTGCATCCTCGCCGGAGCCGCCGACCAGGTGGTGAAGGTGCGCATCATGACCGCCAGTGGCACGGTGAGCGATGTCTCCTGCAACGGCGGCAATGACGGCAGCGTCACCGCCACCGCCGATGGTCAGGCACCCTTCACCTTCGCCTGGAGCAATGGACAGACCGGAGCCACTGCCATCAACCTTGGCGCAGGGCCGATCAGCGTAACGGTGACCGACGCCAACGGCTGCAGTGCCACGGCGAACTTCGTCGTGGGCCAGCCCGCACCGCTCTCCGCCACCATCAACACCACCCTGGATGCCTGCAACACCGGTACGGGCGGAGCCACGGCCAGCGGAACGGGTGGAACCCCGGGCTATGGCTACGTCTGGAGCACCGGTGCCGTGGGACCCGTCCTCTCCAACGTGCCCGCAGGCCCTTACTCCGTGACCGTCACCGACCTCAACCAATGTTCGGTGACCCTTCCGGTGAACATCTCCGGCACCACGCCACCCACGGCACTCGCCGGTAGCGATGCGGAGATCAACTGCACCACGGGTGCCTCCGTTCAACTGAACGGAGGAAGCATCCCGTCCGGGTTGAACTTCGCATGGACCGGTCCAGGCATCGTCTCCGGAGCAGGCTCGGCCACCCCGACCGTCAACCAACAAGGTACCTACGTCCTCACCGTCACCGATCCCCAGACCGGTTGTACGGCCACCGACCAGGTCGACGTGACCGTGAACACCACACCTCCCGGCGCCCAGGCGGCCGGCGGCACGCTCACCTGCATCACCACCTGCATCACCCTGCAGGGCAGCGGCAATGGCAGCTACAGCTGGACGGGTCCGAACAACTTCAGCAGCACTGACCAGAACCCGACGGTGTGCGCCGCCGGCACCTACACCCTGGTGGTGACGGGCGCCAACGGCTGCACCAGCACGGCCACTGCGGAAGTGGAGCTCGACAACGATGTGCCCGGCGCCCAGGCGGCCGGCGGTACGCTCACCTGCACGACCACCTGCATCACCCTGCAGGGCAGCGGCAACGGCAGCTACAGCTGGACGGGCCCCAACAACTTCAGCAGCACCGACCAGAACCCGACGGTGTGCGCCGCCGGCACCTACACCCTGGTGGTGACGGGCGCCAACGGCTGCACCAGCACGGCCACTGCGGATGTGCTGGAGGATGTGGACGTGCCAGGTGCTCAGGCGGCCGGTGGCACGCTCACCTGCACCACCACCTGCATCACCCTGCAGGGCAGCGGCAACGGCAGCTACAGCTGGACGGGCCCCAACAACTTCAGCAGCACCGACCAGAACCCGACGGTGTGCGCCGCCGGCACCTACACCCTGGTGGTGACGGGCGCCAACGGTTGCACCAGCACGGCGACGGCGGAAGTGGAGCTGGACAACGATGTGCCCGGCGCCCAGGCGGCCGGTGGCACGCTCACCTGCACGACGACCTGCATCACCCTGCAGGGCAGTGGCAACGGCAGCTACAGCTGGACGGGGCCCAACAACTTCAGCAGCACCGATCAGAACCCGACGGTGTGCGCCGCCGGTACCTACACCCTGGTGGTGACGGGCGACAACGGCTGCACCAGCACGGCGACGGCCGATGTGCTGGAGGATGTGGATGTGCCAGGTGCCCAGGCGGCCGGCGGCACGCTCACCTGCATCACCACCTGCATCACCCTGCAGGGCAGCGGCAATGGCAGCTACAGCTGGACGGGTCCGAACAACTTCAGCAGCACCGATCAGAACCCGACGGTGTGCGCCGCCGGCACCTACACCCTGGTGGTGACGGGCGCCAACGGTTGCACCAGCACGGCGACGGCGGAAGTGGAGCTGGACAACGATGTGCCCGGCGCCCAGGCGGCCGGTGGCACGCTCACCTGCACGACGACCTGCATCACCCTGCAGGGCAGTGGCAACGGCAGCTACAGCTGGACGGGGCCCAACAACTTCAGCAGCACCGATCAGAACCCGACGGTGTGCGCCGCCGGTACCTACACCCTGGTGGTGACGGGCGACAACGGCTGCACCAGCACGGCGACGGCCGATGTGCTGGAGGATGTGGATGTGCCAGGTGCCCAGGCGGCCGGCGGCACGCTCACCTGCATCACCACCTGCATCACCCTGCAGGGCAGCGGCAATGGCAGCTACAGCTGGACGGGTCCGAACAACTTCAGCAGCACCGATCAGAACCCGACGGTGTGCGCCGCCGGCACCTACACCCTGGTGGTGACGGGCGCCAACGGCTGCACCAGCACGGCCACTGCGGATGTGCTGGAGGATGTGGACGTGCCAGGTGCTCAGGCGGCCGGTGGCACGCTCACCTGCACCACCACCTGCATCACCCTGCAGGGCAGCGGCAACGGCAGCTACAGCTGGACGGGCCCCAACAACTTCAGCAGCACCGATCAGAACCCGACGGTGTGCGCCGCTGGCACCTACACCCTGGTGGTGACGGGCGACAACGGCTGCACCAGCACGGCGACGGCCGATGTGCTGGAGGATGTGGATGTGCCAGGTGCCCAGGCGGCCGGCGGCACGCTCACCTGCATCACCACCTGCATCACCCTGCAGGGCAGCGGCAATGGCAGCTACAGCTGGACGGGTCCGAACAACTTCAGCAGCACCGATCAGAACCCGACGGTGTGCGCCGCCGGCACCTACACCCTGGTGGTGACGGGCGCCAACGGCTGCACCAGCACGGCCACTGCGGATGTGGATCTGGACAACGATGTGCCCGGTGCTCAGGCGGCCGGTGGCACGCTCACCTGCACGACGACCTGCATCACCCTGCAGGGCAGCGGCAACGGCAGCTACAGCTGGACGGGTCCGAACAACTTCAGCAGCACCGATCAGAACCCGACGGTGTGCGCCGCTGGCACCTACACCCTGGTGGTGACGGGCGCCAACGGTTGCACCAGCACGGCGACGGCGGAAGTGGAGCTGGACAACGATGTGCCCGGCGCCCAGGCGGCCGGTGGCACGCTCACCTGCACGACGACCTGCATCACCCTGCAGGGCAGTGGCAACGGCAGCTACAGCTGGACGGGCCCCAACAACTTCAGCAGCACCGACCAGAACCCGACGGTGTGCGCCGCCGGCACCTACACCCTGGTGGTGACGGGCGCCAACGGCTGCACCAGCACGGCGACGGCCGATGTGCTGGAGGATGTGGATGTGCCCGGCGCCCAGGCGGCCGGTGGCACGCTCACCTGCACGACCACCTGCATCACCCTGCAGGGCAGCGGCAACGGCAGCTACAGCTGGACGGGTCCGAACAACTTCAGCAGCACCGACCAGAACCCGACGGTGTGCGCCGCCGGCACCTACACCCTGGTGGTGACGGGCGCCAACGGTTGCACCAGCACGGCGACGGCGGAAGTGGAGCTGGACAACGATGTGCCCGGCGCCCAGGCGGCCGGTGGCACGCTCACCTGCACGACGACCTGCATCACCCTGCAGGGCAGCGGCAACGGCAGCTACAGCTGGACGGGTCCGAACAACTTCAGCAGCACCGATCAGAACCCGACGGTGTGCGCCGCCGGTACCTACACCCTGGTGGTGACGGGCGCCAATGGCTGCACCAGCACGGCCACTGCGGATGTGGATCTGGACAACGATGTGCCCGGCGCCCAGGCGGCCGGTGGCACGCTCACCTGCACGACCACCTGCATCACCCTGCAGGGCAGCGGCAACGGCAGCTACAGCTGGACGGGCCCCAACAACTTCAGCAGCACCGATCAGAACCCGACGGTGTGCGCCGCCGGTACCTACAATCTGGTGGTGACGGGCGCCAACGGCTGCACCAGCACGGCCACTGCGGAAGTGGAGCTGGACAACGATGTGCCCGGCGCCCAGGCGGCCGGTGGCACGCTCACCTGCACGACCACCTGCATCACCCTGCAGGGCAGCGGCAACGGCAGCTACAGCTGGACGGGTCCGAACAACTTCAGCAGCACCGATCAGAACCCGACGGTGTGCGCCGCCGGTACCTACACCCTGGTGGTGACGGGCGACAACGGCTGCACCAGCACGGCCACTGCGGATGTGGATCTGGACAACGATGTGCCCGGTGCCCAGGCGGCCGGTGGCGCGCTCACCTGCACAACGACCTGCATCACTCTGCAGGGCAGCGGCAACGGCAGCTACAGCTGGACGGGTCCGAACAACTTCAGCAGCACCGATCAGAACCCGACGGTGTGCGCCGCCGGTACCTACACCCTGGTGGTGACGGGCGCCAATGGTTGCACCAGCACGGCCACTGCGGAAGTGGAGCTCGACAACGATGTGCCCGGCGCCCAGGCGGCCGGTGGCACGCTCACCTGCACGACCGCCTGCATCACCCTGCAGGGCAGTGGCAACGGCAGCTACAGCTGGACGGGCCCGAACAACTTCAGCAGCACCGATCAGAACCCGACGGTGTGCGCCGCTGGTACCTACACCCTGGTGGTGACGGGCGCCAACGGCTGCACCAGCACGGCCACTGCGGAAGTGGAGCTGGACAACGATGTGCCCGGTGCCCAGGCGGCCGGCGGTACGCTCACCTGCACAACGACCTGCATCACTCTGCAGGGCAGCGGCAACGGCAGCTACAGCTGGACGGGTCCGAACAACTTCAGCAGCAATGACCAGAACCCGACGGTGTGCGCCGCTGGTACCTACACCCTGGTGGTGACGGGCGCCAACGGTTGCACCAGCACGGCCACTGCGGATGTGGATCTGGACAACGATGTGCCCGGTGCTCAGGCGGCCGGCGGCACGCTCACCTGCACCACCACCTGCATCACCCTGCAGGGCAGCGGCAACGGCAGCTACAGCTGGACGGGTCCCAACAACTTCAGCAGCACCGATCAGAACCCGACGGTATGCGCCGCCGGCACCTACACCCTGGTGGTGACGGGCGCCAACGGCTGCACCAGCACGGCGACGGCCGATGTGCTGGAGGATGTGGATGTGCCCGGCGCCCAGGCGGCCGATGGCACGCTCACCTGCACGACGACCTGCGTCACCCTGCAGGGCAGCGGCAACGGCAGCTATAGCTGGACGGGCCCCAACAACTTCAGCAGCACCGATCAGAACCCGACGGTGTGCGCCGCCGGTACCTACACCCTGGTGGTGACAGGCGCCAACGGCTGCACCAGCACGGCCACTGCGGAAGTGCTGGAGGACAGCAACGCTCCTGACCTGAGCGCTGAAGCCACCCCGATCGACTGCATCACCGGGGAAGCCACCTTGACCGCCATCTCGCAAGCTGCTGTCAGCTTTGCCTGGACCGGACCGAACGGGTTCACCAGCTCAGCGGCCATCACTTCGACCGTGGAAGCCGGCAGCTACACCGTCACCGTGACGGGGGCGAACGGCTGCGTGACAAGCATCGAGGTGTTGGTGATCGACGATTGTGACACGGACGAGTGCGGCAAGCTGATCGAGATGTGCGGTCCGGACGTCACCGTGGAGTGCGGCAGCTCTCTGCATCCCTACGATGTGGGTCACCCCATCTTCCGCAAGGACGACAAGTGCCCTGAGGTGACGGTGGGCTGGACGGACAGCTGGAGCGGTTCCTGCCCCTACATCCTCACCCGCACCTGGTGGGCCACCGATGCCAACGGCAACAGCGAGACCTGCGTGCAGACCATCACCGTGGTGGACACCCAGGGCCCCGAATTGCTGGGCGTGCCGGCCGACATCACCGTGGCCTGCGATGAACTGAGCGAGGTGCTTCCCGAGGTGCACGCGGTGGATGCCTGCAAGAACGCGTCGCAAGTGATCATGACCGAGGTCTTCGTGCCGGGCAATTGCCCGGGGAATTTCCAGCTGGTGCGCACCTGGTCCGCCACGGACGACTGCGGCAACAGCACCAGCGCCACGCAGACCGTGACGGTGGTGGACAACGAAGCTCCGGTGCTGGTGGGCGTGCCGGCGGACCTGACCGTCCAGTGCGACGAGAAACTGCCGGAAGCCCCGGTGGTGACGGCCGACGATGCCTGCAGCGCGAACCTGGACGTGGTGCTCACGGAGCAGACCATCAAGGGTGACTGCCAGAACGAGTTCACGCTGATCCGCACCTGGACCGTGAGCGACCTCTGCGGCAACACCACCACGGCCGAACAGGTCATCGATGTGGTGGACACCACCCCGCCGACCATCCTGTGCACCGTGGCGGACCTGGAGACCACCTGCGACCAGGTGCCCGACCCCGAGACCTGCAAGGCGAGCGACAACTGTGACGAGGACGTGCAGGTGGTGTTCACCGAGGACATGACCGGCAAGGACTGCGAAAAGGGCTACACCATCACGCGCACCTGGACCGCCGTGGACGATTGCGGCAATGCCAGCGAGCTCGTGCAGGTGATCACGGTGAAGGGTGTGGACGGCAAGTCCCTCTCCATCACCGCTTCGCCGAACCCCTTCCGCGTGATGACCACCCTGCGCTTCACCGCCGACCGCGATGGTCAGGCCGTACTTGACCTCACCGACCTGCAGGGTCGTCCGGTGGCGCGCCTCTTCGACGGGCATGTGCAACGCGACGCGGAATACCAGGTCGAGCTCGCCGCCGACGGGCTGACCGGCACCACCTACTTCTATCACCTGATGCTCGATGGACGCAGCGTCCGCGGGCGACTGGTGCTGACGCGTTGA
- the recA gene encoding recombinase RecA, translating to MAAVEINKEKLKALQLTMDKMEKTFGKGAIMKLGDDAVEQVEVIPSGSLGLDLALGVGGYPKGRIVEIYGPESSGKTTLAIHAIAEVQKKGGIAAIVDAEHAFDRFYAEALGVDTENLLISQPDNGEQALEIADNLIRSGAIDLLVVDSVAALTPRAEIEGEMGDASPGMQARLMSKALRKLTGTISKTGCCCIFINQLREKIGVMFGNPETTTGGNALKFYASIRIDIRRTSQIKDGENAVGNRTKVKIVKNKVAPPFRKTEFDILFGKGISKSGEIIDMGVEQGIIKKSGSWFAYEDNKLGQGRDAVRQLLEDNPELCEELEKKIKDGLREAAPQNA from the coding sequence ATGGCAGCGGTGGAGATCAACAAGGAGAAGCTGAAGGCGCTTCAGCTTACCATGGACAAGATGGAGAAGACCTTCGGCAAGGGGGCCATCATGAAGCTGGGGGACGATGCGGTGGAGCAGGTCGAGGTGATCCCCTCCGGATCGCTGGGCCTTGATCTCGCCTTGGGCGTGGGCGGCTATCCGAAGGGCCGGATCGTGGAGATCTATGGACCTGAGAGCTCGGGAAAGACCACCCTCGCGATCCATGCCATTGCGGAGGTGCAGAAGAAAGGCGGCATCGCGGCCATCGTGGACGCCGAGCATGCCTTCGACCGCTTCTATGCGGAGGCGCTCGGGGTGGACACGGAGAACCTGCTGATCAGCCAGCCGGACAATGGCGAACAAGCCCTGGAGATCGCGGACAACCTGATCCGCTCGGGCGCGATCGACCTCTTGGTGGTGGACAGTGTGGCGGCTTTGACCCCGCGGGCGGAGATCGAAGGAGAGATGGGGGATGCCTCACCCGGCATGCAGGCACGCCTCATGAGCAAGGCCCTGCGCAAGCTCACCGGCACCATCAGCAAGACCGGCTGCTGCTGCATCTTCATCAACCAGTTGCGCGAGAAGATCGGGGTGATGTTCGGCAACCCGGAGACCACGACCGGCGGCAATGCGCTCAAGTTCTACGCAAGCATCCGCATCGACATCCGTCGCACCAGCCAGATCAAGGATGGGGAGAACGCGGTGGGCAACCGCACCAAGGTGAAGATCGTGAAGAACAAGGTGGCTCCGCCTTTCCGCAAAACGGAGTTCGACATTCTCTTCGGAAAGGGCATCAGCAAGTCCGGGGAGATCATCGACATGGGTGTCGAGCAGGGCATCATCAAGAAGAGCGGAAGCTGGTTCGCTTATGAGGACAACAAACTGGGTCAAGGCCGTGACGCCGTTCGGCAGCTGCTGGAGGACAATCCGGAGCTGTGCGAGGAGCTGGAGAAAAAGATCAAGGACGGTCTAAGGGAAGCCGCTCCTCAAAACGCCTGA
- a CDS encoding tetratricopeptide repeat protein yields MTHGARPLGHLLVLMMLACRPSTPPPADSTVPAASTGGLAEQLAALEQRIVADPTNASLYAERARLYTAADSLRQAFRDWERAIAADSTHAGYRIERGDLYYRQTMVDRARSEFERAIALAPDQPEPRLKLAEIELVLRHHREAMELVNTALRMDPHLAKGYYLKGWIYKEAGDTALAISSLRTAVEQDPGHYSAFIQLGLLHAGLHDRLAVDYYRSALAIRPNSVEALYNLGMYQQDHGEDSLAMDTYARIAEVDSLNALAPYNTGYIHLEHRQDPRSAIAWFTKATELNTNYHQAWYNRGVAYERLDRLDSAAADYQVALLIRPDYDLAAEALQRVYANGAYVKAFDRERGR; encoded by the coding sequence ATGACCCACGGCGCACGCCCCCTCGGCCACCTGCTCGTCCTGATGATGCTGGCCTGCCGGCCCTCGACCCCGCCGCCCGCCGACAGTACCGTCCCTGCCGCGTCCACGGGCGGCCTTGCCGAACAGCTGGCCGCGCTTGAGCAGCGGATCGTGGCCGACCCCACCAACGCGTCGCTCTACGCCGAGCGTGCGCGGTTGTACACCGCGGCGGACAGCCTCCGGCAGGCCTTCCGGGACTGGGAACGGGCCATCGCTGCGGACAGCACCCATGCAGGATACCGGATCGAGCGGGGCGACCTGTACTACCGGCAGACGATGGTGGATCGGGCGCGGTCCGAGTTCGAACGGGCCATCGCCCTGGCACCGGATCAGCCCGAGCCGAGGTTGAAACTGGCGGAGATCGAGCTGGTGCTCCGTCACCATCGCGAGGCCATGGAGCTGGTGAACACCGCGCTCCGCATGGACCCCCACCTGGCCAAGGGGTACTACCTCAAAGGGTGGATCTACAAGGAAGCAGGCGACACCGCGCTGGCCATTTCCAGCCTGCGCACGGCGGTGGAGCAGGACCCGGGCCATTACAGTGCCTTCATCCAGCTCGGGCTGTTGCACGCCGGGCTCCACGACCGACTTGCCGTGGACTACTACCGATCGGCGCTGGCCATCCGGCCCAACAGCGTGGAAGCCCTGTACAACCTGGGCATGTATCAGCAAGACCATGGCGAGGACAGCCTGGCGATGGACACCTACGCCCGCATTGCCGAGGTGGACAGCCTGAACGCGCTGGCGCCGTACAACACCGGCTACATCCATCTGGAACACCGGCAGGACCCGCGCAGTGCCATCGCCTGGTTCACCAAGGCCACGGAGCTGAACACCAACTATCACCAGGCCTGGTACAACCGGGGTGTGGCGTACGAACGGCTGGACCGGCTGGACAGTGCTGCGGCCGATTACCAGGTGGCCCTGCTCATCCGCCCGGATTATGACCTCGCCGCGGAAGCCCTTCAGCGGGTGTATGCGAACGGTGCGTACG